The Vicia villosa cultivar HV-30 ecotype Madison, WI linkage group LG1, Vvil1.0, whole genome shotgun sequence genome includes a region encoding these proteins:
- the LOC131638651 gene encoding uncharacterized protein LOC131638651 — MARNSFAISLLLPLTILITIIVPSSSHQPLPLKHKPQFFGKFASSTNHSHSHSHKQSNFHYETRFFQQQLDHFSFSKSPKFPQRYLINTDHWVVGSGPIFLYCGNEGDIVWFAENTGFVWEIAPQFGAMVVFPEHRYYGESVPFGSKEEAYKNASMLGHLNAAQALADFAVLVTDLKHNLSADGCPVVLFGGSYGGMLAAWMRLKYPHIAIGALASSAPILEFEDIVPLETFYDIVSNGFKRESFTCFNYIKQSWNEIESKGQTSDGLEFLSKTFNFCQKLKSTGDLFGWLESAYSYLAMVNYPYPSEFMKPLPGHPIKEVCRRIDGGPAGTSILERIYEGVNVYYNYTGEAKCFELDDDPHGLSGWDFQACTEMVMPMSCSKESSMYPPYEYNYSSFEEDCFKKFGVKPRPRWITTEFGGHDIHNVLKNFGSNIIFSNGLLDPWSGGSVLQDISESIVSLVTKEGAHHIDLRASTKNDPDWLVNQRATEIKLIQGWISDYYHDSQADYEVKISSPLSKISSSLSKIIGFFA, encoded by the exons ATGGCAAGAAACAGTTTCGCCATTTCACTTCTTCTCCCTCTCACCATCCTCATCACCATCATCGTCCCTTCTTCTTCACATCAACCTCTACCATTGAAGCACAAACCACAATTCTTCGGCAAATTCGCATCTTCAACCAACCACTCTCACTCTCACTCACATAAACAATCAAACTTCCACTACGAAACCAGATTCTTCCAACAACAACTCGACCACTTCAGCTTCTCAAAATCCCCCAAGTTCCCTCAACGCTACCTCATCAACACCGATCATTGGGTCGTCGGATCGGGTCCCATTTTCCTCTACTGCGGTAATGAAGGTGACATTGTTTGGTTCGCTGAAAACACTGGGTTTGTATGGGAAATCGCGCCTCAGTTTGGAGCTATGGTTGTTTTTCCTGAA CATCGGTATTATGGTGAGTCTGTTCCTTTTGGGAGTAAAGAAGAAGCGTATAAGAATGCTTCTATGTTGGGGCATCTTAATGCGGCGCAAGCCCTTGCTGATTTCGCTGTTCTTGTTACTGATCTGAAGCATAATTTGTCTGCCGATGGTTGTCCTGTTGTTTTGTTTGGAGGATCCTACGGTGGAA TGTTAGCAGCATGGATGAGACTAAAGTATCCTCATATTGCTATTGGGGCACTAGCATCTTCAGCTCCAATTCTTGAGTTTGAAGATATTGTGCCACTAGAAACTTTCTATGACATTGTTTCCAATGGTTTTAAG CGCGAAAGTTTCACTTGCTTTAACTATATAAAACAGTCATGGAATGAAATAGAATCTAAGGGTCAAACTAGCGATGGCCTTGAATTTCTGAGCAAAACATTCAACTTTTGTCA GAAATTAAAGAGCACTGGAGATTTATTTGGTTGGTTGGAGTCTGCATATAGTTATTTGGCTATGGTTAACTACCCTTACCCTTCTGAGTTTATGAAGCCTTTGCCTGGACACCCTATCAAAGAG GTTTGCAGAAGAATAGACGGAGGCCCGGCTGGGACTAGTATTCTGGAGCGCATATATGAAGGAGTGAATGTCTACTACAATTATACTGGAGAAGCTAAGTGTTTTGAACTGGATGATGATCCTCATGGCCTGAGTGGTTGGGACTTTCAG GCATGTACTGAAATGGTTATGCCAATGTCATGTAGCAAGGAGTCCAGCATGTATCCACCATATGAATATAATTACTCTTCTTTCGAGGAGGATTGCTTCAAGAAATTCGGAGTGAAGCCAAGGCCACGTTGGATTACTACAGAATTTGGAGGGCAT GATATCCATAACGTTTTGAAGAACTTTGGAAGCAATATAATTTTCTCAAATGGCCTCTTGGATCCATGGAGTGGGGGCAG TGTTTTACAGGATATTTCAGAAAGTATTGTTTCTCTTGTCACTAAAGAAG GTGCACACCATATAGATTTACGGGCTTCAACTAAAAATGATCCTGATTGGTTGGTTAATCAAAGGGCCACTGAGATCAAACTAATACAAGGGTGGATCAGTGACTATTACCATGACAGTCAAGCTGATTATGAAGTTAAAATCTCATCCCCACTAAGCAAAATCTCATCCTCATTAAGCAAAATCATAGGTTTTTTCGCCTGA
- the LOC131638665 gene encoding aquaporin PIP2-7-like → MSEEGHQPHHHSGKDYVDPPPAPLLDFAEIKLWSFYRALIAEFIATLLFLYVTVATVIGHKKQTGPCDGVGLLGIAWSFGGMIFVLVYCTAGISGGHINPAVTLGLFLARKVSLIRAVLYIISQCLGAICGVGLVKTFMKHPYNSLGGGANSVAFGYTKGSALGAEIIGTFVLVYTVFTATDPKRKTRDSYIPVLAPLPIGFAVFMVHLATIPITGTGINPARSFGTAVIFNNGKVWDDQWIFWVGPFVGAAAAAVYHLCILRAAVIKALG, encoded by the exons atgtCTGAAGAAGGTCACCAACCTCATCACCACAGTGGAAAAGACTATGTTGACCCTCCACCAGCACCTCTTCTCGACTTCGCCGAAATCAAGCTCTGGTCCTTTTACAGAGCTCTCATCGCTGAGTTCATAGCCACACTCCTTTTCCTCTACGTCACCGTCGCCACCGTCATTGGCCACAAGAAACAAACCGGACCATGTGACGGTGTTGGCCTTCTCGGCATAGCATGGTCATTTGGTGGCATGATATTCGTCCTTGTCTACTGCACCGCCGGTATCTCCGGTGGCCACATCAACCCTGCCGTCACACTCGGCCTCTTCTTAGCACGTAAGGTTTCTCTTATTCGAGCTGTTTTATACATTATATCACAGTGTTTAGGTGCTATATGCGGTGTTGGGTTGGTGAAGACTTTCATGAAGCATCCTTACAACAGCCTTGGTGGTGGTGCAAACTCGGTGGCTTTTGGTTATACAAAAGGTTCAGCACTTGGTGCTGAGATTATCGGAACTTTTGTGCTGGTTTACACTGTTTTCACTGCTACTGACCCTAAGAGAAAAACACGTGACTCATATATTCCTGTTTTGGCTCCTTTGCCTATTGGTTTTGCTGTTTTCATGGTTCATCTTGCGACTATTCCGATCACCGGTACTGGAATTAACCCTGCTAGAAGCTTTGGTACTGCTGTTATCTTCAACAATGGCAAAGTTTGGGATGACCAA TGGATTTTCTGGGTTGGACCATTCGTGGGAGCAGCGGCTGCGGCGGTGTACCATCTGTGTATTCTGAGAGCGGCGGTTATCAAGGCGTTGGGCTAA